The region CAATATTAGTGACTTATTAACTGAAAACGGAGTAACCGATGTCAAGGATTTACCTTTAAACGAAACGATGCCATTAGTATCTCCATTATATTACTTAGTTATAGTTGTTGCAGTTATTGCTTTAGTTTTAACATTAATTTCTGTGATTAACTCTTTAATGAAGTCGTCTAAAGGATTAAAAAACATATTGATAGGTGTTGGAGCATTTCTTGCTGTAATAGTTATTGCTTATGCGTTATCTGGAGGTGATGCTAAAGAGTATTTCTATAACGGAATTGCTGCAACTGACAAAGAATCACATTTAGTTGGAGCTGGACTATACGCATTTTACGCGTTAATAGTTATAGCTGCAGGAACCATGTTATTCACTGGAATTAAAAAATTAATTAAATAATTATGGCAAAAAGATCAGCACCAGAAGTTAATGCAGGCTCTATGGCTGACATTGCCTTCTTATTATTAATATTCTTCTTAGTTACTACAACTATTGAAGTAGATTCTGGTATTAGTTCAAAACTACCACCAGATATTCCACCACCAGATGTAAAAATTAAACAGAAAAACATTTTTACTGTTGAATTGAACAAGGATAACCAAATGTTGGTTGAGGAAGAGTTGATGAAAGTTAAAGATTTAAAAGCAGCAGCCATTAAATTTATTGACAATGGAGGAGGAGAAGGAACAGATGGTACCAAGTGTACCTATTGTAATGGAGCTAAAGACCCAGCGTCATCTGACCATCCATCCAAAGCCATTATTTCTATCACACACTCTAGAGCAACAGACTATGATACATTTATTGTGGTTTATGATCAATTAGTTAGCGCTTATGCAGAGCTAAGAGAACGTTTAGCACAGAAATTGTACAACAGATCTTTTAAAGAAATGGAATTAACATACGACGATTCTAAGTCACCACAATTTAAAAGTGAAAAGTTAAAAGAGAAGATAGATAATATTAAGGATAAGTATCCAAGAATTATATCTAAAGCAGAACCTAAATAATTATTAAACTATGTCAAAATTTAAAAAAGGAGGCAAAAAAGAGTTGCCAGCTATTTCTACAGCATCTTTACCAGATATTGTATTCATGCTATTATTCTTTTTTATGGTAGCTACCGTAATGAGAGACAACAGTTTGAAAATTAAAAACAATCTACCTTCTGCTGCTCAAACTGAAAAGCTAGGTCAAAAAAATCTTGTAATGTTTATCTATGCAGGTAAACCTAGTGATCAATACAGAAATATGGGTGAAGAAGCTAAAATCCAGTTAAACGATAAGTTTGCAGATTTAAACGACATTGCAGCATTTGTAGCTGCAGAGCGTGCTTCTAAACGTGAAGCTGAAATACCACAATTAATTGCTGCATTAAAAGTAGATAAAGAAACCAATATGGGATTAGTATCTGACATTGAGCAAGCCTTACGTAAAGTAGGACAATTAAAAATTAATTACACCACCAAAAAAGGTAGTGGACTTAAATAAGTATTACTCTTAATTTTATAACAAAAGGTGTTTTGATTTTCAAAACACCTTTTGTTTTTTATAACTTTAATATAGTCTATAGGTTTTATTTTTAATCTATCAATTAAAGCAATATATTTAATTCATGAAAAAATTATTACTGCTTTTAATTCTTTTATTATTGGCTCCATTAGCTGTTGCTCAGGATGAGGGAATCAAAAAAAATGTTATAGACTCGCTGTATAGAGAAGATCAATTTTATTTGGGTATTACCTACAACCTTTTAAGCAAAAAGCCAAAAGATGTCTCTCAAAACGGATTTTCTAGCGGAATACACTTTGGAGTCATTAGAGATATGCCTATTAATAAAAGACGCAATAAAGCTATTGGGATTGGTTTAGGAGTATCGCTAAATTCTTATAACAGTAATATATTGATTTCAGAAAATAATAAGCAAACCACATTTTCTGTTTTAGATACTGACCAGGTAGATTTCTCTAAAAATAAATTTTACACTTATGTTTTAGAAATGCCTATACAATATAGATGGCGAACATCAACACCAACAGAATACAGTTTTTGGAGGATTTATACAGGTTTTAAAATAGGTTATGTTTTTGCGAATAGTACGAGGTATTCAGGAACACCTATAGATGTTCGTTTAAAAAATAACGATACGTTTAATACACTTCAATATGGCTTAACAATGAGTGCTGGTTACAATACTTGGAATTTTTATTTGTATTATGGACTTAATGACCTGTTTGAAAATGCAACAGTTAATAATCAATCTTTGGATATGAGTGCTATAAAAATTGGATTAATGTTTTATATCTTATAGCCAATATTGCAATACAATTAATTGTGGTACTAAACCAATAATTAATCCAACAATTAGCTCTTTGCTTGTGTGTGCTTTTAAATGTAGTCTTGATGTCGCTACAGCACCTATTATTAAAGCCATTAGGGCTAAGCTTCCGTTTATATTAATACTAAAATGTATCGAGAAAGCTATAAAAAACATAAAAACTCCGCCAGTAGCAACCAAA is a window of Olleya sp. YS DNA encoding:
- a CDS encoding biopolymer transporter ExbD, which gives rise to MSKFKKGGKKELPAISTASLPDIVFMLLFFFMVATVMRDNSLKIKNNLPSAAQTEKLGQKNLVMFIYAGKPSDQYRNMGEEAKIQLNDKFADLNDIAAFVAAERASKREAEIPQLIAALKVDKETNMGLVSDIEQALRKVGQLKINYTTKKGSGLK
- a CDS encoding porin family protein; amino-acid sequence: MKKLLLLLILLLLAPLAVAQDEGIKKNVIDSLYREDQFYLGITYNLLSKKPKDVSQNGFSSGIHFGVIRDMPINKRRNKAIGIGLGVSLNSYNSNILISENNKQTTFSVLDTDQVDFSKNKFYTYVLEMPIQYRWRTSTPTEYSFWRIYTGFKIGYVFANSTRYSGTPIDVRLKNNDTFNTLQYGLTMSAGYNTWNFYLYYGLNDLFENATVNNQSLDMSAIKIGLMFYIL
- a CDS encoding biopolymer transporter ExbD, with product MAKRSAPEVNAGSMADIAFLLLIFFLVTTTIEVDSGISSKLPPDIPPPDVKIKQKNIFTVELNKDNQMLVEEELMKVKDLKAAAIKFIDNGGGEGTDGTKCTYCNGAKDPASSDHPSKAIISITHSRATDYDTFIVVYDQLVSAYAELRERLAQKLYNRSFKEMELTYDDSKSPQFKSEKLKEKIDNIKDKYPRIISKAEPK